The following proteins come from a genomic window of Verrucomicrobiales bacterium:
- the fusA gene encoding elongation factor G: MENKELNSPNRQYPLERTRNIGIAAHIDAGKTTTTERILFYTGLIHKIGDVDDGNTVTDWMEQERERGITITSAAVTCFWTQKKEEGLFKSYEAMPHRINIIDTPGHVDFTAEVERSMRVLDGAVAVFCGVAGVQPQSETVWRQATKYKVPRIAFVNKMDRIGANFDNALSDMRKKLGAYAFPVYLPIGAEDQFEGVIDIVNQRAVVWGTGDIANEGLKYEIKEIPDSHKEKAKAALQELIEAVSNKDDAIAELVLEDKPITPAILKAAIRRLTCRIELVPVLCGSAFKKKGVQCLVDTVIDYLPAPVDIPPATGHVPGTEDTVVVAPNDNSKYCSLAFKLWTDPYAGKLVFFRVYSGQLKKGDTIYNPRTRKRERVSRLMVIQGSERKDVDSVYSGDIAALVGLRNITTGDTLCDESFDVTLEPPTFPEPVISMAIEPKTKGDRDKMSEGLQRLSEEDPTFRCFTNEETGQLIIAGMGELHLEIIRDRLLREFKVDANAGAPQIAYRETILNAAEGEGKFIRQSGGRGQYGHACITLAPNEKGKGVEIKNGIVGGAIPREYIPAVIDGIEEAIRSGVYAGYQVIDVVVEVVDGSFHEVDSNELAFKMAGIFALKDAFKKANPILLEPIMKVEVNTPDEYQGDLLGDVNRRRGKILGIEAKSGSTNLNAEVPLSEMFGYATAIRSLSKGRASYSMEPLKFEQVPNSVLTTILDAAKARPAART, encoded by the coding sequence ATGGAAAATAAAGAACTCAACTCGCCGAACCGCCAGTATCCTCTGGAGCGGACGCGTAACATCGGTATCGCCGCTCACATTGACGCCGGCAAGACCACCACGACCGAACGTATTCTGTTCTACACGGGGCTGATCCATAAGATCGGTGACGTGGACGACGGCAATACGGTCACCGACTGGATGGAGCAGGAGCGCGAACGCGGCATCACCATCACCTCGGCGGCCGTGACCTGCTTCTGGACTCAGAAGAAGGAGGAGGGCCTGTTCAAGTCCTATGAGGCGATGCCTCACCGGATCAACATCATCGACACGCCGGGACACGTCGATTTCACTGCTGAAGTGGAGCGCTCCATGCGTGTGCTCGACGGCGCGGTGGCGGTGTTCTGTGGTGTGGCGGGAGTTCAGCCGCAATCGGAAACTGTCTGGCGCCAGGCGACCAAGTACAAAGTTCCTCGCATCGCGTTCGTCAACAAGATGGACCGTATTGGCGCGAACTTTGACAACGCCTTGAGCGATATGCGCAAGAAACTAGGAGCCTACGCGTTTCCGGTTTACCTGCCCATTGGCGCGGAAGACCAGTTTGAGGGCGTGATCGACATCGTGAACCAGCGCGCAGTGGTCTGGGGAACGGGCGACATCGCCAACGAAGGTTTGAAGTATGAGATCAAGGAGATTCCTGACTCTCATAAGGAAAAGGCCAAGGCTGCCTTGCAGGAGTTGATTGAAGCGGTGTCCAACAAGGATGACGCGATCGCTGAACTCGTGCTCGAGGACAAGCCCATCACCCCGGCGATTCTGAAAGCCGCCATCCGCCGTCTCACCTGCCGCATCGAGTTGGTGCCCGTGCTGTGCGGTTCGGCGTTCAAGAAAAAAGGTGTCCAATGTCTGGTCGATACCGTGATCGACTATCTGCCCGCGCCGGTGGACATCCCCCCGGCCACTGGTCATGTGCCGGGCACCGAAGACACCGTCGTCGTTGCTCCCAACGACAACTCCAAGTATTGCTCCCTGGCTTTCAAGCTCTGGACCGATCCTTATGCCGGTAAGCTGGTGTTCTTCCGGGTCTACAGCGGCCAGCTCAAGAAGGGCGATACCATTTACAATCCGCGCACACGCAAGCGCGAACGCGTTAGCCGCCTGATGGTTATTCAGGGCAGCGAGCGCAAGGACGTCGACTCGGTTTACTCGGGCGACATCGCGGCCTTGGTCGGCCTTCGGAACATCACCACCGGTGATACGCTCTGCGATGAGTCGTTCGACGTGACTCTTGAGCCGCCGACCTTCCCGGAACCCGTCATCAGCATGGCGATCGAGCCGAAGACGAAGGGCGACCGCGATAAGATGTCGGAGGGCTTGCAACGTCTGTCGGAAGAGGATCCGACATTCCGCTGCTTCACCAACGAAGAGACCGGTCAGCTGATCATCGCGGGAATGGGTGAGCTGCACCTGGAAATCATTCGTGATCGTCTGCTCCGCGAGTTCAAGGTGGACGCCAACGCCGGCGCGCCTCAGATCGCGTATCGCGAAACGATTCTCAATGCGGCTGAGGGTGAAGGTAAATTCATTCGCCAGTCGGGTGGTCGTGGTCAGTATGGCCATGCCTGCATCACTCTTGCTCCGAACGAAAAGGGCAAGGGCGTGGAGATCAAGAACGGCATCGTGGGTGGCGCTATTCCTCGAGAATACATCCCGGCCGTTATCGACGGTATCGAAGAAGCCATTCGAAGCGGCGTGTATGCCGGCTATCAGGTCATCGACGTGGTCGTCGAGGTCGTTGATGGCAGCTTCCACGAAGTTGACTCGAATGAGCTCGCGTTCAAGATGGCGGGGATCTTTGCCCTGAAGGATGCCTTCAAGAAGGCGAATCCGATCCTGCTTGAGCCCATCATGAAGGTTGAAGTCAATACTCCGGACGAGTATCAAGGTGACTTGCTGGGTGACGTGAACCGTCGCCGGGGCAAGATCTTGGGTATCGAAGCCAAGTCGGGCTCGACCAACCTCAACGCTGAAGTGCCCCTTTCTGAAATGTTCGGTTACGCCA
- the rpsG gene encoding 30S ribosomal protein S7, protein MSRRRQATKREITPDPKYHSVLVSRLVSTVMISGKKSTAERIVYQAFDTLSEKNPTSSPMEILQKAVDNAKPRLEVKARRVGGATYQVPLEVPNDRQMSLALRWLVDFADARKGTPMKDALAAEIMEAFQGQGNAIRKRDEVHKMAQANKAFAHFRW, encoded by the coding sequence ATGTCCCGCCGTCGACAAGCAACTAAGCGCGAAATCACTCCTGATCCGAAGTATCATAGCGTCCTCGTGTCCCGTCTGGTGAGCACGGTGATGATCAGTGGCAAGAAGAGCACTGCTGAGCGGATTGTTTATCAGGCCTTTGACACCTTGTCGGAGAAGAATCCGACGTCCAGCCCGATGGAGATTCTCCAAAAGGCGGTGGACAACGCCAAGCCCCGCTTGGAAGTGAAGGCTCGTCGAGTGGGTGGCGCGACCTACCAGGTCCCGCTGGAAGTGCCCAACGACCGGCAGATGTCGCTGGCGCTGCGCTGGCTGGTGGATTTTGCTGATGCTCGCAAGGGAACGCCCATGAAGGACGCGCTGGCCGCCGAGATCATGGAAGCTTTCCAAGGGCAGGGGAACGCCATCCGCAAGCGGGATGAGGTTCATAAGATGGCGCAGGCTAACAAGGCGTTCGCCCATTTCCGCTGGTAG
- a CDS encoding 30S ribosomal protein S12 — translation MPTINQLVRKGRNKVRYKSKSPALENSPFRRGVCLQVMTRTPKKPNSAMRKVAKVRLTNGFEVIAYIPDEGHNLQEHSIVLIRGGRVKDLPGVRYHIVRGTLDAAGVEKRRVSRSKYGVKRPKAAKAGAK, via the coding sequence ATGCCGACTATTAATCAATTGGTCCGGAAGGGTAGAAATAAGGTCCGATATAAGTCCAAATCGCCTGCCTTGGAGAACTCGCCGTTTCGACGGGGTGTTTGCCTGCAGGTGATGACTCGTACCCCTAAGAAACCAAACTCCGCGATGCGAAAGGTGGCCAAGGTCCGGCTGACCAATGGCTTCGAGGTTATCGCCTACATTCCGGATGAAGGCCACAATCTCCAAGAGCATTCCATCGTGCTGATCCGCGGGGGTCGTGTGAAGGATTTGCCTGGTGTTCGCTACCATATCGTTCGTGGAACTTTGGATGCGGCCGGTGTTGAGAAGCGCCGTGTGAGCCGTTCCAAGTATGGTGTTAAGCGGCCTAAGGCGGCCAAGGCTGGCGCTAAGTAA